The following proteins are encoded in a genomic region of Flammeovirga pectinis:
- a CDS encoding DUF4493 domain-containing protein, with protein MNNFILKYCLLSMIVLSFGCHKSEKEEVVLKGDLSIVITKKSSLINVLASRSVDVANYHVQIISSNKKVVKEYNNLSEVPSSITLNEGIYTIAVVSTKNQQAAIFDAPYYEGKETIKVKANKHTDALITCGLIQTKISIGYTEQVKSAFKKMNVTVSNKGGSLVFDKDESRAGYFKLSNDSTLTLLLSVENLKGKTFTKSLKLEHVKPREYYHVVFDLEGSGGSSNLKIEVDERTTDKKWDFAMPVNVENIPVISSSTFDFDNPPSFRIGDGIQAVISVSTKSTLKSLVIHVNSSFLRLQGLPESFDIVNMTPSVANVLTSLGVIITTTHDEKVIDLSELSKKLPIENNGLTKHELKIIATNSEDIGYEKKVLFNVVPLADIAVTVAVDPWAKFAKLSGSFAGGDATNPTFQYRELNGSWITINDNMNVVGDLYNYKLEGLTPATDYEFRAYRADDVTGSSMLFTTEAEIGIDFLDFKTWTSNGKYSLPGNNLSSTPWGSGDKGATELAIPAYLKTIQPMPSLNAVEYARLESKPAPFGFKAAGSLFLGTVHGSGISDVAINFGIPFTSRPTKFKFKYRYDPKQYEGKTDEFDAYILLQVRQGETRYRLGTAWLRSNKKETNWVEVELPIIYGDDPNFAGYMQPKSNFAENRENGFYTQTTTKPTDLIMVFSSSAHGADKSSAAVGTTFDIKDVEILY; from the coding sequence ATGAATAATTTTATTCTTAAATACTGTCTTCTTTCAATGATTGTATTGTCATTTGGTTGTCATAAATCAGAAAAAGAAGAAGTAGTTCTAAAAGGAGATTTATCAATAGTTATCACTAAAAAATCTTCATTAATAAATGTACTCGCATCAAGATCAGTTGACGTTGCTAACTATCATGTTCAGATTATTAGTAGTAATAAAAAAGTAGTAAAAGAGTACAATAACTTAAGTGAAGTTCCGTCTTCGATAACATTAAATGAAGGTATCTATACAATTGCTGTTGTTTCTACTAAAAACCAGCAAGCTGCAATTTTTGATGCCCCTTATTATGAAGGAAAGGAAACAATTAAAGTAAAAGCGAATAAACATACTGATGCTTTAATTACTTGCGGATTGATACAAACAAAAATCTCTATTGGGTATACTGAACAAGTGAAAAGTGCATTTAAAAAAATGAATGTTACTGTGAGCAATAAAGGTGGAAGTTTAGTATTTGATAAGGATGAAAGCAGAGCGGGTTATTTTAAGCTATCAAATGATAGTACTTTAACACTTTTACTTTCTGTAGAAAATTTAAAAGGAAAGACTTTTACAAAGTCATTGAAATTAGAACATGTAAAACCTAGAGAGTATTATCATGTTGTTTTTGATCTAGAAGGTAGTGGAGGTTCGTCTAACTTAAAGATTGAAGTGGATGAAAGAACAACAGATAAGAAATGGGATTTTGCAATGCCTGTAAATGTGGAAAATATCCCTGTGATATCAAGTAGCACATTTGATTTTGATAATCCACCTTCTTTTAGAATTGGGGATGGAATACAAGCTGTTATTTCTGTTAGTACTAAATCAACTTTAAAATCTCTTGTCATTCATGTAAATTCATCTTTCCTAAGATTACAAGGTTTACCTGAATCTTTCGATATAGTGAATATGACACCATCTGTAGCTAATGTATTAACAAGTTTAGGTGTTATTATTACCACTACCCATGATGAAAAAGTTATAGACTTATCAGAATTATCGAAGAAATTGCCTATTGAGAATAATGGATTGACAAAGCATGAATTAAAAATTATTGCTACTAATTCTGAAGATATAGGGTACGAAAAAAAGGTGTTATTTAATGTAGTTCCTTTAGCCGATATTGCTGTAACAGTTGCAGTTGACCCTTGGGCTAAATTTGCAAAATTATCAGGTTCTTTTGCTGGTGGAGATGCTACTAATCCTACATTCCAATACAGAGAACTTAATGGAAGTTGGATTACTATTAATGACAATATGAATGTAGTTGGTGATCTATATAATTATAAGTTGGAGGGTTTAACTCCTGCTACTGATTATGAATTTCGTGCCTATAGAGCAGATGATGTAACGGGTAGTAGTATGTTATTTACAACGGAAGCCGAAATTGGTATTGATTTCTTAGATTTTAAGACTTGGACATCAAATGGCAAATATTCATTACCCGGTAATAACCTTTCGTCTACACCTTGGGGTTCAGGAGATAAAGGGGCTACAGAATTGGCTATTCCGGCCTACTTAAAAACAATTCAACCAATGCCTTCTTTAAATGCAGTAGAATATGCACGTTTAGAATCTAAGCCAGCACCTTTTGGCTTTAAAGCAGCTGGTTCATTATTTTTAGGAACTGTTCATGGAAGTGGGATCAGTGATGTTGCCATTAATTTTGGTATTCCATTTACATCACGCCCAACGAAATTTAAATTCAAATACCGTTACGACCCTAAGCAATACGAGGGCAAAACAGATGAATTTGATGCCTATATTTTATTACAAGTTAGGCAGGGTGAAACACGTTATAGATTAGGTACTGCATGGCTCCGTTCTAACAAGAAAGAAACAAATTGGGTAGAGGTGGAACTTCCTATTATTTATGGCGATGATCCAAACTTTGCAGGGTACATGCAACCAAAATCAAATTTTGCTGAAAACCGTGAAAACGGATTTTATACACAGACAACTACAAAACCAACCGATTTGATAATGGTTTTCTCTTCTTCTGCACATGGAGCAGATAAATCTTCTGCTGCAGTTGGGACTACATTTGATATTAAGGATGTAGAAATACTTTATTAG
- a CDS encoding ADP-ribosylglycohydrolase family protein, giving the protein MNKFYKYIGVLLLSLTVISCTEKKEEGNYKLLSVEEYNDAVYASWIGQIIGNTYGLGYEFKFIDEPGPDKFPYGYDFTLEDLKKHDGAYSDDDTDIEYMYLTQMEKNGIEPSYKNLANAWSTHVKERVWFANRMAVTLINAGHFPPVSGSIGYNTEWFQIDPQLVNEIWAVTSPGMINYAVDKSEFSARITNDSFGVDPTLHYAAMYSAAFFEKDIHKLIDIGTQALPKDSRFKAIVENVKKWHSKYPNDWQKARALVKEHYYVVEDYNRHSWAVVDANLNGAYGIMALLYGEGDFQKTLDYSCAFGMDADNQAATMCGLLGIVNGFKSIPHDLMFPVEGANWELPFNDQYKMITREGLSDETLTNLAKRTTAQGERIIKAYGGEVITKGGKQYYKINTDAKFVAPFELNTIPKMAIEVNNPFNYPIYTGGNKGDVKVRIDGELPQGIALTSTALEGTPTEVGTYAFDIIAEYKDEVKTINVKFDVHSKNLASTAKEVVYNKNSTNKNIELIRNGTTKETYYSTKKGTAREVDFYGYKWDKPQTISALIYNNGQSGEFCGWFTSFEVEILKNGKWIKLEGEEVSPKMNLDNSQWLKPCFMNYEITFKPVTTKGIRIVGLGGGIEKDANNAHLGIQYYTSISELSVFEK; this is encoded by the coding sequence ATGAACAAATTTTACAAATATATCGGGGTATTACTTCTTAGTTTAACTGTAATAAGTTGTACAGAAAAGAAAGAGGAAGGAAATTATAAATTACTTTCGGTAGAAGAATATAACGATGCTGTTTATGCATCTTGGATTGGACAAATTATAGGGAATACTTATGGTTTAGGGTATGAGTTTAAATTTATAGACGAGCCAGGTCCAGATAAATTTCCTTACGGTTATGATTTTACTTTAGAAGACCTTAAAAAACATGATGGTGCATATTCTGACGATGATACAGATATTGAATATATGTATCTAACACAAATGGAGAAGAATGGCATTGAACCAAGTTATAAAAATTTAGCCAATGCGTGGTCTACCCATGTAAAAGAGCGTGTTTGGTTTGCTAATAGAATGGCTGTAACATTAATTAATGCAGGTCATTTCCCACCTGTATCTGGTTCAATTGGTTATAATACAGAATGGTTTCAGATAGATCCTCAATTGGTGAATGAAATTTGGGCAGTAACTTCTCCTGGAATGATCAATTATGCTGTTGATAAATCAGAATTTTCTGCTAGAATAACAAACGATAGCTTTGGTGTTGACCCAACTTTACATTATGCAGCAATGTATAGTGCGGCCTTTTTCGAGAAAGATATTCATAAATTAATTGATATTGGAACACAAGCTCTTCCAAAAGACAGTCGTTTTAAAGCCATAGTTGAAAATGTAAAAAAATGGCATTCAAAATACCCTAATGATTGGCAGAAAGCAAGAGCACTTGTAAAAGAGCATTACTATGTAGTAGAAGATTATAACAGACATTCTTGGGCTGTTGTAGATGCAAACTTAAATGGTGCTTATGGAATAATGGCTCTTTTATATGGTGAAGGAGATTTCCAAAAAACATTAGATTATAGTTGTGCTTTTGGAATGGATGCGGACAATCAGGCAGCAACAATGTGTGGTTTATTGGGTATAGTGAATGGTTTTAAAAGCATACCTCATGATTTAATGTTTCCGGTAGAAGGTGCAAATTGGGAGTTACCTTTTAATGATCAATATAAAATGATAACAAGAGAGGGCTTGTCAGATGAAACGCTTACTAATCTTGCAAAAAGAACAACGGCACAAGGAGAGAGAATTATTAAAGCATATGGAGGTGAAGTGATTACAAAAGGAGGGAAGCAATATTATAAAATCAATACTGATGCAAAATTTGTCGCTCCTTTTGAATTAAATACTATTCCTAAAATGGCTATAGAAGTAAACAATCCTTTTAATTATCCTATCTATACTGGTGGTAATAAAGGAGATGTAAAAGTGAGAATTGATGGTGAATTACCGCAAGGAATCGCATTAACATCAACTGCTTTGGAAGGAACACCTACGGAAGTAGGAACGTATGCTTTTGATATAATTGCGGAATATAAAGATGAAGTAAAAACAATCAATGTAAAATTTGATGTTCATTCTAAAAATTTAGCTTCTACAGCAAAAGAAGTGGTTTATAATAAGAACTCAACAAATAAAAATATTGAATTAATTAGAAATGGCACAACTAAAGAGACCTACTATAGTACTAAAAAAGGTACTGCCAGAGAAGTAGACTTCTATGGTTATAAATGGGATAAACCACAAACAATATCAGCTTTAATATATAATAACGGACAATCTGGAGAGTTTTGTGGTTGGTTTACTTCTTTTGAGGTAGAAATACTGAAAAATGGTAAATGGATTAAACTAGAGGGAGAGGAAGTTTCGCCAAAAATGAACTTGGATAATTCGCAATGGTTAAAGCCTTGTTTTATGAATTACGAAATAACATTCAAACCTGTAACTACTAAAGGAATTAGAATTGTTGGTCTTGGTGGTGGCATTGAGAAAGATGCAAATAATGCTCATTTAGGCATACAGTATTATACATCAATTAGCGAATTGAGCGTATTTGAGAAATAG
- a CDS encoding GRP family sugar transporter: protein MFIIENYSLAVAFCFITMLCWGSWTNTQKLASQKWNFQLFYWDYSIGVVLISVVLALTMGSFGEHGRGFLEDMSLADTNAITSAFIGGVIFNIANILLVIAIDITGMAVAFPVGIGLALVIGVIDNYLKDPSADPFLIFTGVVLIVLAILLNAIAYKRLPNQQSGSSKGIIIALIAGISMGFFYGFVSDAMATNLITPEVGKLTPYSAVVIFALGIVLSNFIFNTINMYKPLSGEAVSYTDYIQKGTPKLHLIGILGGAIWGVGMAFNIIASEVASPAVSYGLGQGATMIAAFWGVVIWKEFKEAPKGTNKLLNLMFLLFIVGLGLVVYSKL from the coding sequence ATGTTTATAATAGAAAATTATTCTTTAGCTGTAGCTTTTTGCTTTATCACTATGCTCTGTTGGGGTTCTTGGACTAATACTCAGAAACTAGCAAGTCAGAAATGGAATTTCCAATTGTTTTATTGGGACTACTCAATTGGTGTGGTACTTATCTCTGTAGTTTTGGCGTTAACAATGGGCTCTTTTGGAGAACATGGACGTGGATTTTTAGAAGATATGTCTCTTGCAGATACAAACGCAATTACAAGTGCATTTATTGGAGGCGTCATTTTTAATATTGCAAATATACTATTAGTAATTGCTATAGATATTACAGGAATGGCAGTAGCTTTTCCAGTCGGTATAGGGTTAGCATTAGTGATTGGAGTAATAGATAATTATTTAAAAGATCCTTCTGCAGATCCATTTTTAATATTTACAGGTGTAGTGCTAATTGTATTGGCAATTTTACTTAATGCGATCGCTTATAAACGCTTACCTAACCAGCAATCAGGGAGTAGTAAAGGGATAATTATTGCATTAATTGCTGGAATATCAATGGGCTTCTTTTACGGTTTTGTTTCAGATGCAATGGCAACAAACCTAATTACTCCAGAGGTAGGGAAATTAACACCTTATTCTGCTGTAGTGATTTTTGCTTTAGGAATAGTACTTTCAAATTTTATTTTTAATACTATTAATATGTATAAGCCTCTATCTGGAGAGGCAGTTTCTTATACGGATTATATTCAAAAAGGAACACCAAAATTACATCTTATCGGTATTCTTGGAGGTGCAATTTGGGGAGTAGGAATGGCTTTTAACATTATCGCTTCAGAAGTAGCAAGTCCGGCAGTATCTTATGGTTTAGGACAAGGTGCCACTATGATTGCAGCATTTTGGGGTGTTGTAATATGGAAAGAGTTTAAAGAGGCTCCAAAAGGAACAAATAAATTATTAAACCTCATGTTTTTGCTATTTATAGTAGGACTTGGGTTGGTTGTATATTCAAAATTATAA
- the rbsK gene encoding ribokinase: MNKNITVVGSSNTDMVVKTTRLPQPGETILGGTFNQYQGGKGANQAVAAAKLNGNVTFIAKVGKDSLGAEAINSYKKVGINTNQILREENAATGVALITVDENAENSIVVSSGANALLSVEDISNQEKIFEASVITLVQLETPISTVHKVVELAKSKQNTVVLNPAPAQELSDAILKNTDIITPNETETQLLTGVEINDIPSMEKASEILHKKGINTVVITLGKQGAYLSNSEYKEIIPAPIVKAVDTTAAGDVFNGALTVALVEGKNIKQAIQFASKAASIAVTRDGAQNSAPTIDELL; the protein is encoded by the coding sequence ATGAATAAGAATATAACTGTTGTCGGAAGTTCAAACACAGATATGGTTGTAAAAACTACTCGACTACCACAACCTGGCGAAACTATCTTAGGAGGAACTTTTAATCAATACCAAGGAGGAAAAGGAGCAAACCAAGCAGTAGCTGCAGCAAAGCTAAACGGCAATGTTACTTTTATAGCAAAAGTAGGTAAAGATAGTCTAGGGGCAGAAGCAATTAATAGCTATAAAAAAGTAGGTATCAATACAAATCAGATACTAAGAGAAGAGAACGCAGCAACAGGGGTCGCATTAATTACTGTAGATGAAAATGCAGAGAATAGTATCGTGGTATCGTCTGGAGCAAATGCTTTATTATCAGTAGAAGACATCTCCAATCAAGAAAAAATATTTGAAGCATCAGTAATCACTTTAGTGCAATTAGAAACACCAATTTCTACGGTTCATAAAGTTGTTGAATTGGCAAAAAGTAAACAAAATACGGTTGTTTTAAACCCCGCACCTGCACAAGAATTATCAGATGCTATTTTAAAAAATACAGATATTATTACACCCAACGAGACGGAGACACAACTATTAACTGGGGTAGAAATTAATGATATTCCATCTATGGAGAAGGCATCAGAAATATTACATAAAAAAGGAATTAATACTGTTGTGATCACACTTGGTAAACAAGGTGCATATTTATCTAATTCAGAATATAAAGAAATTATTCCCGCTCCAATTGTTAAAGCTGTAGATACAACAGCAGCAGGAGATGTTTTTAATGGAGCATTGACAGTCGCTTTGGTAGAAGGAAAAAATATAAAACAAGCAATACAATTTGCAAGTAAGGCTGCTTCGATTGCTGTAACTAGAGATGGTGCTCAAAATTCGGCACCAACAATAGACGAACTACTTTAA
- a CDS encoding PCMD domain-containing protein: MKKYYIILLGLSFLIGSCIKNDIPFPTVFGEIEQFSINGQQGQSIISTDKQTVEITMPFGTDLTALEIDDIVLSKGAKLMSDTSKVKDFSIPVVLRVETYQEYLWEIKVKEGEQQIDVTALKIKGQISSSVDVLTQTVRVVVPVGSDVTNLEVEAMNFIPASAKSSIDVTSIKDFTSPVTVTFNGTSTWTIRVAIEGQVAQGEQLPFADFKTWYQHGTGAQSFYLPGNDLTSIWQSGDRGASELTIKTYPQTVVPYPSFSQQDYAVLETKKAVGIIAAGSLFVGGISGSGISNVVTDFGVPFTDRPTSFSTEIQYKPNKYNGSTVDECDVFVVLQVREGGKNYRLATGWFRTNTAMSTFEVKDIPMIYGNSNALASYMMPSSSNKELPEEGFYSDINAAPTHIVVAFSSSAHGAKFEGAEGSQLKVKGIKLNYN; the protein is encoded by the coding sequence ATGAAAAAGTACTATATAATTCTTTTAGGACTGTCTTTTTTGATTGGTTCTTGTATAAAAAATGATATTCCTTTTCCTACTGTTTTTGGTGAAATTGAACAATTCTCTATCAATGGTCAACAAGGGCAATCGATTATATCAACAGATAAACAAACGGTAGAAATTACAATGCCGTTTGGTACAGACCTTACAGCTTTAGAAATAGATGATATTGTGCTGTCTAAAGGTGCAAAATTAATGTCTGACACTTCTAAAGTGAAAGATTTTTCCATTCCGGTAGTACTCAGAGTAGAGACGTACCAAGAGTATTTATGGGAAATAAAAGTGAAAGAAGGGGAGCAACAAATAGATGTAACTGCTCTTAAAATAAAAGGACAAATTTCGTCTTCTGTAGATGTACTTACACAAACAGTAAGAGTAGTGGTTCCTGTAGGTTCAGACGTTACTAATTTAGAAGTTGAGGCAATGAATTTTATTCCTGCATCTGCAAAAAGTTCAATAGATGTAACTTCAATAAAAGACTTTACATCTCCTGTAACAGTAACCTTTAACGGTACCTCTACATGGACAATCCGAGTAGCTATTGAAGGTCAAGTTGCACAGGGAGAACAATTACCTTTTGCAGATTTTAAAACTTGGTATCAACATGGAACTGGAGCACAATCGTTTTATTTACCGGGGAATGATCTTACTTCAATATGGCAATCTGGTGACAGAGGAGCATCTGAATTAACAATAAAAACATATCCACAAACGGTAGTACCTTACCCGTCTTTTAGTCAGCAAGATTATGCAGTTTTAGAAACAAAGAAAGCCGTAGGTATAATTGCTGCTGGCTCTTTATTTGTTGGTGGAATTTCAGGTAGTGGAATTTCTAATGTAGTAACAGATTTTGGCGTTCCTTTTACAGACAGGCCAACAAGTTTTTCAACAGAGATTCAATATAAACCGAATAAATATAATGGATCAACTGTAGATGAATGTGATGTTTTTGTAGTACTTCAAGTTAGGGAAGGAGGCAAGAATTATCGTTTAGCTACAGGGTGGTTTAGAACAAATACTGCAATGTCAACTTTTGAGGTTAAAGATATTCCAATGATTTATGGAAATAGTAACGCTTTAGCGTCTTACATGATGCCGTCATCTTCTAATAAAGAACTTCCAGAAGAAGGATTTTATAGTGATATCAATGCAGCACCAACACATATTGTAGTAGCATTTTCGTCAAGTGCACATGGTGCTAAATTTGAAGGCGCGGAAGGTAGCCAATTAAAGGTAAAAGGTATTAAATTGAATTATAATTAA
- a CDS encoding 7TM diverse intracellular signaling domain-containing protein, producing MLIRTILITLLFILGENFLQAQPILLEDKEELLISAPDFTLVVDSLNSLSIDDIVTKRKLFKRPNVPMFVTTDTSVTYWIKMSIDATTLQENSWVFEILDSHLSSVEAYLAEDQNYPTKIVSAGYNHHFGDREFEHKNITFPLRVGDSTKIATVYLCYKSEFNNVLLFKVSKITSFLSYALNEYLSLGLFYGTILCLLLVNFILFLILRERYQVLIIFYLFSVISMGLSEDNLASQYLWVENPVNNYHLMKFSSVFFTIAITFLSINFLKIKKYHSTLFYLIWVVTLGNIIYFLTMKGYNSPMWNLYLFGVPFAIIFYVLVRAIKAKRIKTWYFFIGYSTLLLQLLALVLKSHNLYIFNSILTVYSFNVTLLIVGLLITMSQFDKFKKLKDEKEAIQIREITTLKEQEKVIEQKVVERTQEVEEQKEIVFYKNKELEEVNDLLLAHQQQIALMNQQLEKENRQLHNDVEELATARVMLKEVSFEEFENLFPDDNSCYEYLEKKKWENGYSCKKCNSTEYAKGQGVLGRRCKKCNYNESVTSGTIFHRLHFPIEKAFRMLFIVFAHNGEISTYKLSEDLDLRQNTCWKFKKKIDDAMQGKEALIDDGNACEVKGWDDLILG from the coding sequence ATGTTGATTCGAACTATACTGATTACATTACTATTTATTCTTGGGGAAAACTTTCTTCAAGCACAACCAATTTTACTAGAGGATAAAGAAGAATTACTAATTTCTGCTCCAGATTTTACGCTAGTTGTAGATTCTCTAAATTCACTTTCTATAGATGATATAGTAACTAAAAGAAAGCTTTTTAAGAGACCAAATGTTCCAATGTTTGTTACCACAGATACTTCGGTTACATATTGGATAAAGATGTCTATAGATGCAACTACTTTACAAGAAAATTCTTGGGTTTTTGAAATCTTAGATAGTCATTTAAGTAGCGTAGAAGCCTATCTTGCTGAAGATCAAAATTATCCAACTAAAATAGTTTCAGCAGGGTATAATCATCACTTTGGAGATAGAGAATTTGAACATAAAAATATAACATTCCCATTACGGGTAGGAGATTCTACTAAAATAGCTACTGTTTATTTATGCTACAAGTCTGAATTTAATAATGTATTACTATTTAAAGTAAGTAAAATCACATCGTTCCTTTCATATGCCCTCAACGAATATTTGTCATTAGGACTTTTCTATGGAACAATTCTTTGTCTTTTATTAGTGAACTTCATTTTATTCTTAATTTTAAGAGAACGTTATCAAGTACTAATTATCTTCTATTTATTTTCTGTGATTTCAATGGGACTATCAGAAGATAATTTAGCTTCTCAATATTTATGGGTTGAAAATCCAGTGAATAATTATCATTTGATGAAGTTTTCATCTGTGTTTTTCACTATCGCAATTACATTTTTATCCATCAATTTTTTAAAGATAAAGAAATACCATAGTACTTTATTTTATCTAATATGGGTAGTGACATTAGGTAATATCATCTACTTTTTAACAATGAAAGGGTACAATTCACCAATGTGGAATTTGTATTTATTTGGTGTGCCGTTTGCCATAATTTTTTATGTCTTAGTACGAGCAATAAAAGCAAAAAGGATAAAAACGTGGTACTTTTTTATTGGATATAGTACTCTATTATTGCAACTACTTGCACTCGTTTTAAAATCTCATAACCTATATATATTCAACAGTATTTTAACTGTATATTCTTTTAATGTAACACTATTAATAGTTGGTTTGCTTATTACAATGTCTCAATTTGATAAGTTTAAAAAATTGAAAGATGAGAAAGAAGCAATTCAGATAAGAGAGATTACTACTTTAAAAGAACAAGAAAAAGTTATTGAGCAAAAGGTTGTTGAAAGAACACAGGAGGTAGAAGAACAAAAAGAAATTGTATTTTATAAGAATAAAGAGTTAGAAGAAGTAAATGATTTACTGTTGGCACATCAACAGCAAATTGCGTTAATGAACCAGCAATTAGAAAAAGAAAACCGCCAATTACATAATGATGTAGAAGAACTGGCAACGGCAAGAGTAATGCTTAAAGAGGTCTCTTTCGAAGAATTTGAAAATCTTTTTCCAGACGATAATAGTTGCTATGAATATTTAGAAAAGAAGAAATGGGAAAATGGATATTCTTGCAAAAAATGTAACAGTACAGAATATGCAAAAGGGCAAGGTGTACTTGGTAGAAGATGTAAAAAATGCAATTATAATGAGTCGGTAACTAGTGGTACAATATTTCATAGACTTCACTTTCCAATAGAAAAAGCATTCAGAATGTTATTTATTGTCTTTGCACATAATGGAGAAATTTCGACCTACAAATTATCGGAAGATTTAGACTTACGTCAGAATACTTGCTGGAAATTCAAAAAGAAAATTGATGATGCAATGCAAGGAAAAGAAGCTTTAATTGATGATGGTAACGCTTGTGAAGTGAAAGGGTGGGATGACCTTATTCTAGGATAA